Sequence from the Fodinibius salicampi genome:
CATCTGATGCCCAAGAACCGGAGCCTACAAAAACCGTAATGATTTCATCTACTGAAGGAATTCAGGTTGAACAGGCTTTAACAGCAGGAAGTCATGTCATTGAAATATTTTTTAAAGACCAGGAAACGTATGCTCATCTTCAAGGCCACAATGTACAATTGGTAAGGTTAAATGATAAAGAAGATGAAGAGTTGCTAAAGAATCTCGCAGCCTGGATGGATTGGAGGAAGCCCGGAAGCCTTGTTAACCGGGCCCCTGAAGGTGCAGAATTCATGGGTGGAACAATGGAAATGACCAAAGGTGGTACCGCATATTTCCATGTGAATCTGGAGCCGGGGGATTATGCCTGGATTGCGGAAATACCCAATCCTGCTGATCACAATATGTTGAAGATCTTTACTATTGCAGAGGAAAGTGATTCTGGAAATTAAGGCTGCTGTCCTTATAGTTTTTGTAGCTAATACAGTGACTTAAATTCTCAACTCTTTGCGTGCATATATACAACTATATGTAACATTAGTTAGAACATTTTTTCTATTCAGGTATCATATCTTCCATTGGCTTGTTCAGCAAGGGATAGTCTTTATATATGATTGAGACTAAAGACAAACTGACCATCCGGTGGATGCACGCACCAGTTCTGCATCCGGTCCTCAAGGTCGTTAGTAATCACATTGGCTTAGAAAACGGAAAAAATTATCGGGAAAGTAATTGTTTAAGCTGCCGGACCGTTCGTTGGGCACTTTCCACGGCACCATCCATATAACCCGGGAATTCGGTAGCCGTTTCTGATCCTGAAATTAGCAGCCGGTTATTTAGAAAAGGTTCTTGAAATATGGGGTGCCCATTATGCTGATGAGGGAAAATGGGCTGTTCATAATGGCTATAGGAAAAGGGCTCGTCTTCCCAGACCAATTCCCGGTATGCTCCATAGCTGTCAGCCTTTTCTCCATAAAAACGGCGGAGCTGTTCAATGACCAGCTTTTTTCGCCGCTCACGGGTTGCCGCCTGATAGGTATTATTCATAAACCCTTTAAGGGCATAGTGCTTGTTAGTTGAATGATCGTACATTTCACTGACGGGACCTACATTACTAAATATCGTCCCGCTCGAATCCGAATGGCGCCAAAAGGGTTCCTCAAACGTAAGAGCAACCTTGATGGACTCTGCCATCCAGGTGTGTGTTTGTGAAGCGATATCGGTAAGCTCGTCAGGCAGGGAAGGAGAGCAATCTATACTATCGGCCAGTAGCTTGGGTGGCAGGGTACTTATGGCAAAATCAGCCTTAATAAGATCGCTATCTGTTTGGATTTCCAGTGTGGTATCCGTTTTCCGAATAGTTTTTACCGCCTGATCTAAATGGATTTGGTTTTCTTCAAGGCGATCTGCCAATACCTTTATTATATTGTTTGTTCCTCCTGTAATACGGCAACTTGGTTCTTCGTTGGGAGGCAAATCAACAAGCTGCGGTGGCGTAACCGACATGGGTTCATAATATCCTTTACTGCCCATATATTGCTCGCAAATATCAATATCCAGCTTATCAAGTAAATCTAGCAAATGGTGATGTTTCTTGCCTAACCAAGTGGCGCCCATTTCTATGGGAGGGGCATCATTCGATCGCAGGGTATATATGCGTCCGCCCAGCCGGCTGCGGGCTTCAAGAATTGTGGACATCACTCCTTTTTTTTGGAGTAGATAAGCGATGAGCAGACCGGAAAAACCGCCACCAATGATGACAATATCAGGATCAGAAGTTTGCATAAAAACATTTCGGAATTTACTTTGAAAAGATCCAAAAGGTAAATAACCGGCCGTAGTGAAACAAGCTTAAGCTCCCGGAGTCCATAGGAAACTAACCTAATAAAACCGAAGCTCTTAAATTTAGTAGTGAGGACGAACCAACGTATTATAATATAAAGAAAAGCCCTCCCCCATTCTTGCTTTCAAATAGTTTTATATCTACTAATTTCAATAGATAATGATTCCCGTTGATCTGCGCTTGAGCGCAAGGCCGCTAGTTCGAATCGGTACCACAATTTTTGGGCAACCTAACAATTAAACCGTCCGAGGATTTAAGGAAATGAATTATTATGAGATTCCCGCCGATCTATGGCGCCAGGCGCAACATGAACAGAATATTCCATCCTGGTTCGTCGATTTCAGTTTAACGGACCGTTGGAAAAACTACAGCGAGCATACTGAGACTGATACTCGATTTACATCGATAGAAATCCAAATGCGGTATACACACAAGCATGGTCAATGTTACCAAATACAGGAGTATATCGTCTGGGATTACGAAGTAACCATACGAACAGGCACACTCTGCTACTACCTTAATGTCAATACCGAAGCGTTGCTCCGTTCTCGTCAATTTGCGATGCGGTTCTTATGGGATCGTACGCTGAATGCATTGGCGAGCTACTACGATCCTACGACTGGTGTTGCAGGTGGCCTGGCCGACATCGGGGTGATCGTGTCCGGCGCATCGCTACCGCCAATATTTTCAGACATAGCTCAAGGTATTTCGATGGGCCAATTGCTTGATAATATTCAGGATATCACCGATCGTGTTGAGACAAGACTGAATGAAATAGATCGTCTTCTTGCTCTTGACGGCACTGAGCTATTTTGCTTTGAGGATGTGAAGTGGCGGCGCAGGTACCAAACTGTCAAGACTTATTCTTCTGTGGAGATAGTTGAAGTTGAATGTACCGACTGGATTCTGGAAATACCGGAAGGTGAAACTCTGCATATTCCCGAGCAAACTGAAAGAATCTATCCTTTACCTGAACTCGACCAAGAAGACACTGGTAGATTCAAGAGTCTTCGCAATGCATACTCAACCGACAAAAGGAACGCCGGCATAGGATTTTTGAAGGACGTGATTAAGAAACAAGAAATACAGAAAACTGACACTGATAAAAAGAGGTAAAACAGATGGGCAAAGAGTATAAACTTATTGAATATATTAAAAGCTTATACGTGGCAGGCTAACCGAATCCGAGACGACTGACCTCGCTCCTATCGTTGATAAACCCTCTATCTCATTTATTTACAGGATCTTATATGGATTAATAAATATCTAGTAAAAGTTATTATTAATTAAACCTTGATTTAG
This genomic interval carries:
- a CDS encoding flavin monoamine oxidase family protein encodes the protein MQTSDPDIVIIGGGFSGLLIAYLLQKKGVMSTILEARSRLGGRIYTLRSNDAPPIEMGATWLGKKHHHLLDLLDKLDIDICEQYMGSKGYYEPMSVTPPQLVDLPPNEEPSCRITGGTNNIIKVLADRLEENQIHLDQAVKTIRKTDTTLEIQTDSDLIKADFAISTLPPKLLADSIDCSPSLPDELTDIASQTHTWMAESIKVALTFEEPFWRHSDSSGTIFSNVGPVSEMYDHSTNKHYALKGFMNNTYQAATRERRKKLVIEQLRRFYGEKADSYGAYRELVWEDEPFSYSHYEQPIFPHQHNGHPIFQEPFLNNRLLISGSETATEFPGYMDGAVESAQRTVRQLKQLLSR